Within Halonatronomonas betaini, the genomic segment AGTTGTTAAGCCAGTTGAGATGGTCGTTAAAGAAGATGAAGATCTGACCTATGATCTTGATAATGAAGATGGAGATAAGACTGAAGATGTTGATATTACAGCAATGACTGACAGGGAACTGACAGATCGGATGATTGATCTTGAGGAAGAGATGGAAGATGCTGCTGATAATTTAGAGTTTGAGATTGCTGCCCAGATAAGAGATGAAATTGAAGAGATTGAAGCAGAATTAGAAAGCCGATAATTTTGGGCTTAAATATAGATGAGGTGAAATTAATGTCTCGAGATAAAATAATTGTTAAAGGTGCAAGTGAGCATAATTTGAAAAAGATAGATGTTGAAATACCAAGGGATAAGCTGGTTGTTATTACCGGGCTCAGTGGATCAGGTAAATCTTCACTGGCCTTTGATACGATTTATGCTGAGGGCCAGCGGAGATATGTGGAATCCCTCTCTGCCTATGCCAGGCAGTTTTTAGGCCAGATGGAGAAGCCTAAGGTTGATTATATTGAGGGGTTATCCCCGGCTATTTCTATTGACCAGAAATCGACTCAGAATAATCCCAGGTCTACAGTCGGTACAGTTACTGAAATTTATGATTACCTGAGATTGCTTTATGCCAGGATCGGTACTCCTCACTGTCCGGACTGTGGCAAGGAGATTGCCTCCCAGACTGTTGATGAGATAGTTGATCAAATTCTGGATTTACCAGAAGACGCTAAGATTCAGATTCTGGCTCCTGTTGTGAAGAGTCGGAAAGGTGAGCATCGTAAAGTTCTGGCCAGGGCCAGGAGGAATGGTTTTGTCAGGGCCAGAGTCGATGGGGAGAATCATCTTCTGGAAGATGAGATTGAGCTGGATAAGAATTATAAGCATGATATTGAGATAGTTGTTGATCGGCTTAAGATCCGTTCAGATATCAGGAATCGTCTGGCTGATTCTATTGAGACGGCACTGGAGAATGGAGAGGGTCTGGTTATTATTGATCAGATTGATGGTGATGAATTAACCTTTAGCGAGAAATTTGCCTGTCCGGACTGTGGGGTTAGCCTGGAAGAATTAACTCCTAGAATGTTTTCCTTTAACTCACCCTATGGTGCCTGTTCTAACTGTGATGGCCTCGGGATAAAGAAGGAATTTGACCCAGACTTGTTATTAAACAGGGAGAAGCCGATTTCAGATGGTGGAATAATCCCCTGGGCTAACTCTTCAAGTAGATATTATCCTCAGCTGCTAGAGGCACTGGCTGAGGAATATGATTTTTCACTGGATACACCAATTAATGAATTGCCTGAGAAAATAGTAGAGGTTATTCTCAATGGTTCTAATAGACAGCTTGAATTTCCTTATACTAATAGATATGGCAGAACTAGAAAGCATAAGACGACTTTTAAGGGGATTATTGGCTATTTAAGAGAGCGAATTAATAAATCAGATTCACCTGGTTCCCATAAACGGCTTGAAAAATATATGAGCGAACGGCACTGTCAGGTTTGTGGAGGTCAGCGGTTGAAGCCAGTCGTTCTGGCGGTTACAATCGGAGGGAAATCGATTGCTGAATTTACCAGTATGTCAATTGGAGAATCCCTGGACTTTCTTGATGAGATTGATGAAAACCTCGATGATAGATCGAGAAAAATTGGTGAAGAGATTTTAAAAGAAATTAAGAATAGGATTACATTTTTGAATGATGTTGGCCTTGATTATCTAACTCTG encodes:
- the uvrA gene encoding excinuclease ABC subunit UvrA, whose protein sequence is MSRDKIIVKGASEHNLKKIDVEIPRDKLVVITGLSGSGKSSLAFDTIYAEGQRRYVESLSAYARQFLGQMEKPKVDYIEGLSPAISIDQKSTQNNPRSTVGTVTEIYDYLRLLYARIGTPHCPDCGKEIASQTVDEIVDQILDLPEDAKIQILAPVVKSRKGEHRKVLARARRNGFVRARVDGENHLLEDEIELDKNYKHDIEIVVDRLKIRSDIRNRLADSIETALENGEGLVIIDQIDGDELTFSEKFACPDCGVSLEELTPRMFSFNSPYGACSNCDGLGIKKEFDPDLLLNREKPISDGGIIPWANSSSRYYPQLLEALAEEYDFSLDTPINELPEKIVEVILNGSNRQLEFPYTNRYGRTRKHKTTFKGIIGYLRERINKSDSPGSHKRLEKYMSERHCQVCGGQRLKPVVLAVTIGGKSIAEFTSMSIGESLDFLDEIDENLDDRSRKIGEEILKEIKNRITFLNDVGLDYLTLDRSAGTLSGGEAQRIRLATQIGSGLMGVLYILDEPSIGLHQRDNNRLLRTLEHIRDQGNTVIVVEHDEETIRAADYIIDIGPGAGKNGGEVVASGDLNDIIKAKDSLTGKFLRGDEKIPIPAERYEPNGKYLKIKGARQHNLKNIDVDIPLGTFTCVTGVSGSGKSTLINYILKRRLMQEYYKSTDKPGDHDEIEGIDQLDKVINIDQSPIGRTPRSNPATYTKVFNYIRKLFADTPESRRRGYKKGRFSFNVKGGRCEACSGDGIIKIEMHFLSDIYVPCEVCGGKRYNRETLEIKYKGKTIADVLDMTVSEALEFFENIPPLQRRLKTIKDVGLGYIRLGQPATTLSGGEAQRIKISTELGKRSTGKTLYILDEPTTGLHFADIKKLLKVLHRLREGGNTVIVIEHNLDVIKSADYIIDLGPEGGDKGGQVLATGSPEEIAQVEDSYTGYFLDQVLNGSKSNKATG